A single window of Anopheles moucheti chromosome 2, idAnoMoucSN_F20_07, whole genome shotgun sequence DNA harbors:
- the LOC128299963 gene encoding phospholipase A1 member A-like encodes MPFARGIQQALIFLVMFSSAKALPAFDISEMHSVKQLEKSWTNNFQGYNISLRHEYELRPIWEDVSIWCFNRQTDKFRPTSSDFRDFSEVLQKNRSTVLFVHGWLQSKLQFAEGVKRLAMAVTKRNYCLVDFETLATVELQLFINQLAPRIATYLAGFVQSLGAIDIPPEQVTLVGEGVTAHLVAQTGHILAGHLGSIIGLDPLGPFYTVGPLLQRSRTALDPSDAQFVQVWYSSIGQLGSPIPLGHQNIYVNGGLHPQPSCACFTKVFGATNLLTQLCSHYFVVDVFKATLDPATDLLATKCHSYKHFLAGRCRIHPTTRATGDGTDAGNFYLQTSCQPPYL; translated from the exons ATGCCGTTTGCTCGTGGCATACAGCAGGCATTGATTTTTCTGGTGATGTTTTCCAGTGCCAAAGCTCTACCCGCGTTTGATATCAGTGAAATGCACAGTGTTAAGCAATTGGAAAAATCGTGGACAAACAACTTCCAAGGCTACAACATATCTTTGAGGCACGAGTACGAGTTGCGACCAATTTGGGAAGATGTTTCCATATGGTGCTTTAACCG GCAAACAGACAAATTCCGTCCAACCTCCAGCGACTTTAGGGACTTCAGTGAGGTGCTGCAGAAAAACCGTTCCACCGTACTGTTCGTTCATGGATGGCTGCAGAGCAAACTGCAATTTGCCGAAGGTGTGAAGCGATTAGCGATGGCTGTGACCAAGCGCAACTACTGTCTGGTCGATTTTGAAACACTCGCCACGGTGGAATTGCAACTGTTCATTAACCAACTCGCGCCACGCATTGCCACCTATCTGGCCGGCTTCGTACAAAGCCTCGGTGCCATCGACATACCGCCGGAACAAGTCACGCTCGTCGGGGAAGGTGTTACGGCCCATCTTGTAGCCCAAACCGGGCACATACTCGCCGGACACCTCGGTTCTATCATCGGGCTGGATCCATTGGGACCGTTCTACACCGTTGGGCCGCTGCTCCAGCGTTCGCGCACCGCGCTGGACCCGTCCGATGCGCAGTTCGTCCAGGTGTGGTACAGTTCCATCGGTCAGCTGGGTTCTCCCATCCCGTTGGGACATCAGAACATCTACGTTAACGGTGGGCTTCATCCGCAACCTTCCTGTGCATGCTTCACGAAGGTGTTTGGTGCAACGAACCTGT TAACGCAGCTGTGCAGTCATTACTTTGTGGTGGACGTATTTAAAGCTACGCTCGATCCTGCCACTGACCTACTCGCTACGAAATGCCACAGCTACAAGCACTTTCTCGCCGGTCGCTGCAGAATTCATCCCACGACACGCGCCACCGGCGACGGAACCGATGCCGGCAATTTCTATCTCCAAACGTCCTGTCAGCCACCGTACCTCTAA